The genomic segment TGCAAGTATGATGCTGACAACTGATAGAAAGATCAGCGACTGACCGAGAAAATGAACGAAAAGTACAAATGCCTGTACTTCAGCATCCGTAAAATCCTGCTTTGTGTCCGCTACAGCAATTGTCTGTCTGATCGCCCCCTGATTAATTCCCAGGAAGCGAAAACCTGAGAGCATAGCCAGAACATTGAGTCCGGCTGCAATTAATGACATGGATATTTCTGCTGTTCTCTTCAAAAAAACATT from the Sporolactobacillus sp. Y61 genome contains:
- a CDS encoding DUF4064 domain-containing protein — protein: MKRTAEISMSLIAAGLNVLAMLSGFRFLGINQGAIRQTIAVADTKQDFTDAEVQAFVLFVHFLGQSLIFLSVVSIILAVIGLIFLFKQVKVKAAGWLFIVAGILSLPELVIPGVLYLIAGLMALLRKAPEQTV